The genome window TTAAAACAGTTTTACCTTCGTCATCTTCTAGCGTTACGATATTCATCATTTCAAGAGGCCAGCTCACGCTAAAAGGCGCTCGGACCGTATTGCCTTGCTCATCAGAAAAGGATCGGATATAAGTCACCTTCTCAGCGGTTTCTCAAGGATTGCTAATGTGCACAGTCCGGGCCATGCCGAATACTAGTCTAATCCTTTATTTTCATCTGACACATAATCCCATCTTTTGTCCTGTATAGAACGAACTAAAGAGGGAGCCATTTTACTCGGCCCCCTCCTCTCTTCCATCCTAACTGCTTCCTATATCAGACCATGCTCCTTTATCTTTCGGAACAGAGTAGCACGGCTAATCCCCAGCAAACGTGCCGCTTCTTCTTTCCGACGTTTGTCCTGCTGAACCAGCTGCAAGGCATGGCTGATCGCCGCGCGCTCCCTTTCCTTCAGATTAAGTGGTTGTTCAAGGGTCGTACCTGCTGCAACGGATGGAGCCTTAGCCATAGACTCTCTTCTCGCATGGAATGGAATACTTTCCGGCCGTATCCACGGAGATGTTTCCATATTCACGGCATATTCGATCACGTTGGCCAGCTCCCGCACATTTCCCGGCCAGACGTGGTGAAACAAGAGTGCCTGCGCCTCCTGGGTAAAGCCCTTGATAGGCTTCTTCAGTCTTGCCCCACACGTTTGCAGATAGCCATTGGCCAGCGTCAGAATATCCTCCCTGCGCTCCCTAAGCGACGGCAGCAGAATCGGGATCACGTGCAAGCGGTAATAGAGGTCTGCCCGAAAGACTCCAGCTGCAACCAACTGCTCCAGATCGCGGTGCGTTGCTGCGATGATCCGCACATCCACATCGATAGGTTTGCCCGATCCCCCCACTCTCACGACCTGCTGCTCCTGCAAAACTCGCAACATCTTTACCTGAAGGTGAACCGGCATATCCCCTATTTCATCAAGAAAAAGCGTACCCTTGTCGGCCGCTTCGAACAATCCGACCCTTCCTCCTTTGCGCGCCCCCGTGAACGCACCCTCTTCATAGCCGAACAGCTCGCTTTCCAGCAGATGCTCAGGGATGGCGGCACAATTGATGGAGACGAAAGGCTGCTTGCTACGGTGACTCGCCTGGTGGATCGCTTTGGCAAACAGCTCTTTTCCCGTGCCGCTCTCTCCCCGCAAAAGGACGGTGGAGTCGCTAGTCGCCACACGTCTCGCTACTTCCTTCGCCTGTGCGATAGCCGAACTGATTCCCGCGATCCCGGAAAAGGAATCCTTTAGCTCGAAGCCTCCTACCTGTCTGGCGATCGCTACGACTTCGCGTACATCATCCAGCGTGATGACCCATTCCAACGTGGCGCCATCCAGTTGAATGGGCTTGATCGTAAACA of Brevibacillus choshinensis contains these proteins:
- a CDS encoding sigma 54-interacting transcriptional regulator, which translates into the protein MSERGIRMPLQEIQESVQQIASAVASVLRVEVEIADHRLVRIAGTGRTESGILRTMAGEDHVYRASLFDGRPVVIMNPGADERCRPCTHFGNCEETGEICCPITLDGKEVGVIGLLAFDQEQRARLFADVDSILNFLQKIAELIAIKMKEHLMYKKQQLTLEKLRVVMDDLDKAMLTVDQEDRIVQMNQRAKQYLQLAETGEDYEPAAGLVRAIRQAVESGAAPPKVVLAVGGEAKEFLFTIKPIQLDGATLEWVITLDDVREVVAIARQVGGFELKDSFSGIAGISSAIAQAKEVARRVATSDSTVLLRGESGTGKELFAKAIHQASHRSKQPFVSINCAAIPEHLLESELFGYEEGAFTGARKGGRVGLFEAADKGTLFLDEIGDMPVHLQVKMLRVLQEQQVVRVGGSGKPIDVDVRIIAATHRDLEQLVAAGVFRADLYYRLHVIPILLPSLRERREDILTLANGYLQTCGARLKKPIKGFTQEAQALLFHHVWPGNVRELANVIEYAVNMETSPWIRPESIPFHARRESMAKAPSVAAGTTLEQPLNLKERERAAISHALQLVQQDKRRKEEAARLLGISRATLFRKIKEHGLI